The Desulfovibrio inopinatus DSM 10711 genome includes a region encoding these proteins:
- a CDS encoding YhcH/YjgK/YiaL family protein, with protein MIYDSLKNLSLYGSGELWQSICEMVLGLNIDTPEGEYSIQSDIAFCRVMQFETKLEKDCRIEGHRRFIDIQLTIAGAEQIDIFQLDSVAEETPYDETNDVMFYTSQNAPMISTINHAGFFTFLWPHDLHRPQRAVESYKDVKKAVVKLDVNAFLHSRGGK; from the coding sequence ATGATCTATGATTCTTTGAAGAACCTTTCTCTGTATGGTTCAGGCGAGCTTTGGCAGAGCATTTGCGAAATGGTGCTGGGGCTGAATATTGATACACCGGAAGGAGAATATTCTATTCAAAGCGATATCGCCTTCTGTCGTGTTATGCAATTTGAGACCAAATTGGAAAAAGATTGCCGTATCGAAGGACATCGCCGATTTATCGACATCCAGCTTACCATTGCCGGAGCTGAACAGATTGATATCTTTCAACTCGATAGCGTCGCGGAAGAAACACCATACGACGAGACGAATGATGTCATGTTTTATACAAGTCAAAATGCTCCGATGATTTCAACAATCAATCATGCCGGCTTTTTTACTTTCTTATGGCCGCATGATCTGCACAGACCACAGCGTGCTGTTGAATCATATAAAGATGTCAAAAAAGCCGTTGTTAAACTCGATGTCAACGCTTTTCTTCATAGCCGAGGCGGTAAATAA
- a CDS encoding adenylyltransferase/cytidyltransferase family protein produces MKTRCYGHPNISCSACRDYVSPCDDETKGPIVDYAGGADFLLDVEWSPSFYISVVQAAHAICKQRDAQFLFVFCPMLSHVNSPSPHEQFLRSIRFGNPNLGPNYVGNRLEYLRTCSKIHQTIFGELNTFNNEYIQDIFSDANLGRDANGLPFQEDYSSRWVNVIAGHRLTTGQSSQFDRTLHMFGASEVYGLVCEDNHTISSFLQHRFNEHHNNNTQSPIWRVQNHGVRGSRLNCNLIRIWQAGISPGDFVILFDNTISLPQKNRTHGYKLIDTRSTDMKAYSRYNIPVFDARNIFERPHNHGEIFVDRGHFSYKGNAVIADTLFNHIIHQINDRKSKTTTAVSPLQKRKPDLSGLSHPNLQIYLDFLRGKAIKPTISPCRIGATVINANPLTWGHVHLIETAAGMVDHLYVFVVEENRSFFSFDIRFKLVKAGVAHINNVSILPSGEFMVSSESFPEYFNKEACQHVRIDATRDILPFCIHIAPLLGINLRFVGEEPYCQITKQHNEQLKIICPEYEIQVIEIPRIARHDKIISASLVRRFYRDKDWKNLCQLVPQVTWDYLKQTEQL; encoded by the coding sequence ATGAAGACAAGATGCTATGGTCATCCCAATATATCCTGTTCGGCTTGCAGGGATTATGTCTCTCCATGTGATGACGAAACCAAAGGCCCTATAGTTGATTATGCAGGTGGCGCAGATTTTTTATTAGATGTCGAGTGGAGTCCTTCGTTTTATATATCGGTAGTGCAAGCAGCTCACGCAATCTGTAAACAACGCGATGCCCAGTTTTTATTTGTCTTTTGCCCGATGTTATCTCATGTCAACTCCCCGTCTCCCCATGAACAATTTTTACGTTCTATACGTTTTGGCAATCCAAACCTTGGCCCAAACTACGTTGGAAACCGCCTTGAATACTTGCGCACCTGTTCAAAGATCCACCAGACGATCTTCGGAGAACTCAACACGTTTAATAATGAGTATATTCAAGATATTTTTTCGGATGCAAATCTTGGCCGAGATGCTAATGGTCTTCCATTTCAGGAGGACTATTCTAGCCGCTGGGTTAATGTCATAGCGGGACACCGACTAACAACAGGGCAATCCTCTCAATTTGATCGAACTCTCCATATGTTTGGAGCCTCAGAAGTTTATGGCTTGGTTTGTGAGGATAACCACACCATTTCGAGCTTTCTTCAACACAGATTTAATGAGCACCATAATAACAATACTCAATCTCCGATCTGGCGAGTACAAAATCATGGAGTACGAGGGAGTAGATTGAACTGTAATCTCATTCGAATATGGCAAGCAGGAATTTCTCCTGGAGATTTTGTAATACTTTTTGATAATACAATTTCTCTTCCACAAAAAAACAGAACGCATGGATATAAGTTGATTGATACAAGATCAACCGACATGAAAGCATACAGCCGCTACAACATTCCAGTTTTTGACGCTCGTAATATTTTTGAACGCCCACATAATCACGGTGAAATTTTTGTTGATCGGGGACATTTCTCATACAAAGGAAATGCAGTTATAGCCGATACTTTGTTCAATCACATTATTCATCAAATCAACGACAGAAAATCGAAGACAACGACGGCAGTCTCTCCCCTCCAGAAGAGGAAACCAGACCTCTCAGGGCTCTCTCATCCAAACCTTCAGATATATCTTGATTTCTTACGCGGGAAGGCAATTAAACCTACAATCTCTCCGTGCCGTATTGGAGCAACTGTAATCAATGCGAATCCCCTCACGTGGGGTCATGTACATCTCATTGAAACAGCGGCTGGGATGGTAGACCATCTGTATGTGTTCGTCGTCGAAGAGAATCGCTCATTCTTCTCTTTTGACATCCGGTTTAAGCTTGTCAAAGCAGGTGTTGCCCATATCAACAATGTTTCAATTCTTCCATCCGGAGAATTCATGGTTTCTTCAGAATCGTTTCCAGAGTATTTTAATAAAGAAGCCTGCCAACATGTACGTATTGACGCAACACGTGACATCCTTCCTTTCTGTATTCACATCGCCCCCTTGCTTGGAATTAACCTCAGGTTTGTCGGGGAAGAACCATATTGTCAGATTACGAAACAACACAATGAACAACTCAAAATTATTTGCCCGGAATATGAAATTCAGGTTATTGAAATTCCACGCATAGCACGCCATGATAAAATTATTAGTGCGTCTTTGGTTCGTCGCTTTTATAGAGACAAAGACTGGAAAAACCTTTGTCAACTTGTTCCGCAAGTAACCTGGGACTATTTGAAGCAGACGGAGCAACTGTAA
- the panC gene encoding pantoate--beta-alanine ligase, which yields MQIYHSPLDLQVTAWKWRSQGVNVGLVPTMGYLHQGHVSLMKHARDRANKVIVSLFVNPTQFGPNEDLSRYPRDFEHDVAVAEQAGVDVLFAPTPLDMYDDGSPVWVDVPDMALRLCGKTRPTHFRGVTTVVTKLLMLAMPQFAVFGEKDWQQLQILRRMVSALNIPVELIGCPIVREADGLALSSRNVNLAAEERRQAVNIYAGLTMAATRVADGVTDVSQLVADVQAYYERSMSLGRIDYLEVFHPFTLQPLASITGPARIAAAVFFEKARLIDNMALNNDLLSDPA from the coding sequence ATGCAAATTTATCATTCTCCCCTTGATCTCCAGGTGACGGCATGGAAATGGCGCAGCCAGGGAGTCAATGTCGGGCTCGTCCCGACGATGGGCTATCTTCATCAGGGACATGTGAGTCTGATGAAGCACGCTCGAGATCGAGCAAACAAAGTTATTGTTAGTTTGTTTGTGAATCCGACACAATTCGGACCGAATGAGGATTTGTCTCGGTATCCCCGTGATTTTGAGCACGATGTTGCCGTCGCGGAGCAAGCAGGAGTCGATGTGCTTTTCGCGCCGACACCGCTCGATATGTATGATGATGGAAGCCCTGTGTGGGTTGATGTTCCTGATATGGCTCTCCGATTATGTGGAAAAACCCGGCCTACACATTTTCGCGGAGTGACAACTGTAGTCACGAAGTTGCTTATGCTGGCGATGCCGCAATTTGCGGTATTTGGAGAAAAGGATTGGCAACAGCTCCAGATTCTTCGCCGGATGGTGAGCGCACTCAATATTCCGGTTGAATTGATTGGATGCCCTATTGTTCGTGAAGCCGATGGACTTGCATTAAGTTCTCGCAACGTCAATTTGGCAGCGGAGGAACGCCGTCAAGCGGTCAATATCTATGCAGGATTGACCATGGCTGCGACTCGTGTCGCAGACGGTGTTACCGATGTTTCTCAACTCGTAGCTGACGTGCAAGCATATTATGAACGTAGCATGTCGCTTGGACGTATTGATTATTTGGAAGTTTTTCATCCATTTACCCTGCAGCCGTTGGCTTCCATAACGGGGCCTGCGCGAATCGCTGCAGCGGTTTTTTTCGAAAAGGCCAGACTTATCGATAATATGGCGCTCAATAATGACCTTCTGTCCGACCCGGCATGA